A genomic stretch from Phaenicophaeus curvirostris isolate KB17595 unplaced genomic scaffold, BPBGC_Pcur_1.0 scaffold_84, whole genome shotgun sequence includes:
- the ALDOA gene encoding fructose-bisphosphate aldolase A: MSPPVPALTPEQKQELASIAQRIVAPGKGILAADESTGSIAKRLSSIGAENTEENRRWYRQLLFTADSRVDPCIGGVILFHETFYQKADDGRPFPQVIRSKGALVGIKVDKGVVPLAGTNGETTTQGLDGLSERCAQYKKDGADFAKWRCVLKISAHTPTRLAVLENANVLARYASICQQNGIVPIVEPEILPDGDHDLKHCQYVTEKVLAAVYKALSDHHIYLEGTLLKPNMVTPGHACTKKYSPEEIAMATVTALRRTVPPAVPGITFLSGGQSEEEASVNLNAINRCPLGRPWALTFSYGRALQASALRAWAGKKDNTKAAQEEYVKRALANSLACQGKYTPSGQAGAAASESLFVSNHAY, translated from the exons ATGTCTCCGCCGGTGCCGGCTCTGACCCCGGAGCAGAAGCAGGAGTTGGCGTCCATCGCCCAGCGCATCGTCGCCCCCGGAAAGGGCATCCTCGCCGCCGATGAGTCCACTG GCAGCATCGCCAAGCGGCTGAGCTCCATCGGGGCCGAGAACACGGAGGAGAACCGGCGCTGGTACCGGCAGCTGCTGTTCACGGCCGACAGCCGCGTGGACCCCTGCATCGGGGGCGTCATCCTCTTCCACGAGACCTTCTACCAGAAGGCCGACGACGGGCGCCCCTTCCCCCAGGTCATCCGCAGCAAGGGAGCCCTCGTGGGCATCAAG GTGGACAAGGGGGTCGTGCCCCTGGCCGGCACCAACGGAGAAACCACCACCCAGG gccTGGACGGGCTCTCCGAGCGCTGtgctcagtacaagaaggacggGGCCGACTTCGCCAAGTGGCGCTGCGTGCTCAAGATCTCGGCCCACACGCCCACGCGTCTCGCCGTGCTGGAGAACGCCAACGTCCTTGCCCGCTACGCCAGCATCTGCCAGCAG AACGGCATCGTCCCCATCGTGGAGCCCGAGATCCTTCCGGACGGTGACCACGACCTCAAGCACTGCCAGTACGTCACCGAGAAG GTCCTGGCCGCCGTCTACAAGGCCCTGAGCGACCACCACATCTACCTGGAGGGGACGCTCCTCAAGCCCAACATGGTCACCCCGGGCCACGCCTGCACCAAGAAGTACAGCCCCGAGGAGATCGCCATGGCCACCGTCACCGCCCTGCGCCGCACCGTGCCACCCGCTGTCCCCG GGATCACGTTCCTGTCGGGCGGGCAGAGCGAGGAGGAGGCCTCGGTGAACCTCAACGCCATCAACCGGTGTCCCCTGGGGCGGCCGTGGGCCCTGACCTTCTCGTACGGCCGCGCCCTCCAGGCCTCGGCCCTGCGCGCCTGGGCCGGCAAGAAGGACAACACCAAGGCCGCCCAGGAGGAGTACGTCAAGAGGGCCCTG gcCAACTCCCTGGCCTGCCAGGGCAAGTACACGCCGAGCGGGCAGGCGGGAGCGGCCGCCAGCGAGTCCCTCTTCGTCTCCAACCACGCCtactga
- the TLCD3B gene encoding ceramide synthase — MAPPGRALSAGLLFFPGLFLLARAALRARCGDTRADVLAARLVSSVQAVMASTAGYIISSSCHHVLDDQHWLARSYPEFAVPYFVYDVYAMFLCHRHRGRLKGHEEAPPPSLRAAAASYLRKDLLMVLHHAAMVLVCFPVAALWRQDKGDFFLGCLLMAELSTPFVCLGKVLILFRLQHTALYKVNAVALLVTFFLCRVLLFPYLYGAYGAHRGLALLEVPGALPPLYNAAAALLLAPQLYWFLLICRGSWRLFRPPRQPP, encoded by the exons ATGGCCCCCCCCGGGCGGGCGCTGTCCGCGGGGCTGCTCTTCTTCCCGGGGCTCTTCCTGCTCGCCAGGGCCGCGCTCCGGGCCCGCTGCGGGGACACCAGGGCTGACGTGCTGGCAGCAAG gctGGTGTCCTCTGTGCAGGCCGTGATGGCGTCCACGGCCGGCTACATCATCTCCTCCTCGTGCCACCACGTCCTCGATGACCA GCACTGGCTGGCCCGCTCGTACCCCGAGTTCGCCGTCCCCTACTTCGTCTACGACGTCTACGCCATGTTCCTGTGCCACCGGCACCGGGGACGCCTCAAGGGCCACGAGGAGGCGCCTCCCCCCTCGCTGCGGGCGGCCGCCGCCTCCTACCTCCGCAAGGACCTCCTCATGGTGCTCCACCACGCCGCCATGGTCCTCGTCTGCTTCCCCGTGGCCGCC CTGTGGCGCCAGGACAAGGGTGACTTCTTCTTGGGGTGCCTCCTGATGGCCGAGCTCAGCACCCCCTTCGTCTGCCTCGGCAAGGTCCTCATCCTG TTCCGGCTGCAGCACACGGCTCTCTACAAGGTCAACGCggtggccctgctggtcaccttcttcctctgccgggtcctcctcttcccctaccTCTACGGGGCCTACGGGGCCCACCGGGGCTTGGCCCTCCTGGAGGTCCCCGGGGCCCTCCCACCGCTCTACAACGCGGCCGCCGCTCTCCTCCTGGCCCCCCAGCTCTACTGGTTCCTCCTCATCTGCCGCGGCTCCTGGCGCCTCTTCCGGCCCCCTCGGCAGCCGCCCTGA